DNA from Malus sylvestris chromosome 11, drMalSylv7.2, whole genome shotgun sequence:
GGATAATTCAAGCGTCCATCAATATCTTGAAACCAATCCCACACTAAAAATTTGTGCAGCAGAATATACACAAAATATTCTGATTGTACCATCTCCAAGATCATTATTAAACAAGAAAAACCATTCAATCAAAACCTGTAAACCTAATACCAAATAGAAAAGTATATGGACCTAGAAAGTGTACTTCTTATACCGCTTTTGTCCTCTGTTTTGGGCTTTTTATATTCCCTGAGTTATGTCCCAAGACCTCCATATTTGGTTTAATATCTATCCAGTATTAGAAATAAGAAATCAAGTTACAAGAACGATAATCTGAAAAATAATCTAAACTATCCAGTACTATGGTAGACTGCTCCATATTATGCTAGACTGACTACCAACCAAAAATGAAACAGCATAcaaaggggtgtgctattcacacacctcattttacttctcacacaccccttgataatttatgtccgtttatcttcttcaattcatccgatccgacggccaaaaattaaaaaggagtgtgagaagtaaaatggggtgtgtggatatcgcATCCCTATACAAACTGTCTAGGACCCTAGTCTGCTATACAACAGACTATGTCAAAGTATTAATCTTTGATTAATGATTGGGCGAACGGATCTTTGTTTGAATGTATGGTCTGTAATGACAGCCTAGCAATAAGAAAGTCTAGAGAACATTAGCCCTACTAACTTTACATATTGATCAATAAAATTCCAATTCAGAAGAAACCCATCAATCTTCTAAGCATTGACATGTAAATACCTCAAATATTACAACCAAAAGATtacaaatttaaaactaaaataagtaaaaataaaaaaaataaaaactgatagagagagagagtctaaACCTTGCAAATTGAAGGTTCCAGTAAAAGTACTTGCAGATCTTCTCAAGAATGGTGGTGCTGATCTCCGGGAACGTCACCTCGCCGTGCTCCGTCTCAGCAAAACCCcctaccaacaaaaaaaaaagatttcacCTTGCAATTTGAAACCCTAATCCCCAAATTGCTTCTCTAACTCAAATCAATTTCAAACCCTAATCCCCAAATTGCTGCTCTAACTGAAATCAATTTCAAACCCTAATACCTGGAGAAGTGAGCATGTTGCGGATGGTCTGAGAGACCATGGCGGCGTCTTTGTGGATCACGAACTCAAACCCCTCGGCGCTGATCAGCTTCACTGtgtcttccttcttcatctttgcGGTAGAAGCCGATTGAGATTCGACTGAATTGTACGGAAGGGAACCGAGTTATGAACTCAGTGAGTCAGTGCGTTTGGGAGGAAGAAAGTCCCGTGTATTTATCTGATGGAGATGGATTCTAGCCGCGGCTAGAACCGTAGGAATCGGTTTCTATTAGCAACTTAGATAATTACAAAATCCCTCCCTCCATTTTAGTGGTTGTTCACTTTGATCCTCAATTTGTTTTTTCTGTCTCAGGTTGGTcactaaattttaaaaaatatgataaACAATAGTGACTCTCAGTTACAAAAGTCGACAAAACAAATGGTTGTGAATACAATTCAATTCGTGGGCTATTTGGTGTAAGTAGAACCACTTAATATAATACAATGCAATGTAAAAACTCAATTTGGTGTAAGTAGAACCACTTAatatatgttatatttaatttttcaaagtaGAAGTCTTGTACCCTTGCAACCAATTCCACATAAGCCAGTAATGAGGTTGTAATTTGGTTCATTTAAGCAAACAACTTGAGCTTAAGATGAACCAAACTGAATCACGATGTTACAAATAGAAATGTGCAATTTGAGGCTTAATCGAACAAAACCGAACATCAACCAACCCTAATTCATGATTCGACGTCAATGATGATTGTCGTCAatattattacaaaaaaaagtaaattattAGCAACTAGCATAAGTCGTATACGCACAATTTACCTACACGTTTAGAAATAATCAGCCAACCAAATAATCAGCCGGCCATAGCTCTGGCGACTGTCCAAACCGCAACCAaatctaaattaattaattaattaattacggCGTGGgaaaacactacaaaaatttaaaattttaaaaaataaaaacatccCTCTGGCACCAACCCGCCAGGCCAGGCTGCCTACtgtctcactctctctcccaaTTCAACAAATCAAAGATCCCCAGTTGTCGCCGAAAAACGGCACCGTTTCGACCACCAAACAAAGAATCTATTTATTTGCCGTTTCAACTTTCAGAAGCCCCCTCTAGTCCCTCATCGTTGCTTCCGTTTGTTCACATTTTCTCCTTCCCCAAAACCCCCCACCGTGCTCTCCGCCCCAATTCCTTCGGTTCCTCCGATCGAACTCTCCGATCGCGTTCTCTCCTCTGTCGATTCGCCTCCGGGTAAGCGAGATCTATAGATACAACTGTTTGTGTATGTATAGGTTGCAGAGAAAGAGTGATTTGTGTGATTTTTGATGGGTTCGAAtttttgtgtgtatgtgtagGT
Protein-coding regions in this window:
- the LOC126589245 gene encoding uncharacterized protein LOC126589245, with protein sequence MKKEDTVKLISAEGFEFVIHKDAAMVSQTIRNMLTSPGGFAETEHGEVTFPEISTTILEKICKYFYWNLQFASGKQTEFHIEPELVLELMMAANYLHT